The following is a genomic window from Psychrobacter immobilis.
CATGATGAATTTGGCAGGCTGGGCACAGGACATCACAATATTAAGACCTTTGCAGGCAGCGGCACGCATTGAGCAAACTGACTTAATTTATCAGCTGCATATGGCGCTCGGCATCACCCTGATTGCGATATTTCCGTTTACACGGCTTATTCATATCATTAGCGCGCCAATTTGGTATTTCGGGCGTCGCTATCAAATTGTCAGACAAAAGAACTCTCAGTAAGGCTATATAGCAGTATCTAAATGGAACGGCGTTTTTAACCCTATCCTCACCTAGATACTGCTCTTTACCCTACCTTTAACGATGAATCAACACGCCCTATATTTTAGAATTTCTATTACCAGAATCCTTAGTGGAGCAAAGCCATGACTGTCAGTACCTACAATCCAGCCGACCATGCGACCAACCAAAACGCTCATGTGCACAGTGGTAATCATCACAGCAATGGTAATGATAATCACAGTCATGCCGATCACACCCCTACTGGTCGCGGTGATGATATTCTTAGAGTAATGCCAACCTTGTCTGATTTGCAAAAACCGCATTCTGACCAAGAGTTCATCGAAAAAGCAATGGCGGAAGAGCGCAGCAACCATAAAAATCTGATTGCCTCTAGCCGTGATGAGCTGCCCTCAGTGACGGTCAATGGGGTGATGATAGATAGAACCAATATCGCCCAAGAGCTGCAATATCATCCAGCAGAAAACAAAGAAGACGCCGTCTTTTTAGCGACGCAAGCCTTAGTAGTGCGCGAATTACTGAGATTGGCGGTTTTAGATGAGCCAAGCCTTAATGAAGCGGCATGGGAAAACGACGAAGAGCAAGCTATTTCTACTTTAATAGACAAAAACGTTCAAGCAACGATGCCAGATATGGCAACCTGTGAGCGCTATTATAAGCAGAATATGACTGACTTTAAGACTGACCCCATTATGACCGTACGCCATATTTTATTGGCATGCCCGCCTGAAGATGGTGATGAGCGCTTAAAACTTAAAAAAACCGCGTACGAGTTTATCGAACAAATCAAAAATAACGCCAATCCTGATGCCGAGTTTATCCAGTTAGCACGCCAACATTCGGCCTGCCCTTCAAAAGAGCAAGGTGGCGAACTGGGTGTGATTAGCAAAGGTCAAACCGTACCAGAATTTGAAGGTGTATTATTTAAGCTCGATAAAGGACTTGCGCCAAGCCCTATCGAAAGCCGTTACGGTTTTCATATCGTTGAGGTGCTCAATAAAGAACCTGGGATACAGATGACTTATGAGCAAGTCAGCCCTGCGATCCATAACAAATTGAGCCAACAAGCCTTTCACCAATCATTATGCGATTACTTGTTTACCTTAGCGCATGAGGCTGATATCCAAGGTATCGAGATGACGCTTGAGCAAGAGAATATCTTCCGCGGCTAAGCAGTCCGCTGTCGGTCACTTAATTCTTATGTTATAAAGTAGCTGCTATGGTATAAAGGTTCTTGTGATACAACACCCTTTTTATGCTATGTGTCGTTCAATATCAATAACACAGTTCAATATTAATAAAATGAGTAGACGTTTATGATTACGGTTGCAGGACTTATCTCTGAAATACAGCAGCGCATAGAAGCTTATAATACTAACGACTATCCGCTACATAAAAGAGCGGTCGCAAGCTACGACTTATTAGACAGCCGTCATCATATATTGGCAGAAGATATTGTCTCGCCTTTTGCAATACCAAGACAAAATCTATCGGCGATGGATGGTTATGCGATCGCTAAAGACAGCCTACTCTCAGCAGACAGCACGATTGATATCGTGGGTGAATCACAAGCGGGCAGTCCTTATAGTGGCGACATTTCAGCAGGACAAGGGGTGCGTATATTTACCGGTGCGGTCGTTCCTGATAGCTGCGATACGGTCATCATGCAAGAGAACACCAACTTTGCCGCCATAAAAGGCAGCATTGATAAATCACAGCCTTATGCCATCACTCTAAGTAAAGACGCTAAGCATGATGACAATATCCGTAAACAAGGCGAAGAAATTGAAGCTGGCGAAGTGGTTTTATTAAAAGGTAAACGCTTAAATCCTAGTGATATCAG
Proteins encoded in this region:
- a CDS encoding peptidylprolyl isomerase, encoding MPTLSDLQKPHSDQEFIEKAMAEERSNHKNLIASSRDELPSVTVNGVMIDRTNIAQELQYHPAENKEDAVFLATQALVVRELLRLAVLDEPSLNEAAWENDEEQAISTLIDKNVQATMPDMATCERYYKQNMTDFKTDPIMTVRHILLACPPEDGDERLKLKKTAYEFIEQIKNNANPDAEFIQLARQHSACPSKEQGGELGVISKGQTVPEFEGVLFKLDKGLAPSPIESRYGFHIVEVLNKEPGIQMTYEQVSPAIHNKLSQQAFHQSLCDYLFTLAHEADIQGIEMTLEQENIFRG